From Xiphophorus hellerii strain 12219 chromosome 9, Xiphophorus_hellerii-4.1, whole genome shotgun sequence, a single genomic window includes:
- the nek1 gene encoding serine/threonine-protein kinase Nek1 isoform X2 has product MEKYEKVKQIGEGSFGKAILVKSKDDGRQYVIKEIGISGMSSKERQESRREVAVLANMSHPNIVQYKESFEEGGCLYIVMDYCEGGDLFKKINSQKGVLFPEEQILDWFVQICLALKHVHGRKILHRDIKSQNIFLTKEGTVQLGDFGIARVLNSTVELARTCIGTPYYLSPEICENKPYNNKSDIWALGCVLYEMCTLKHAFEAGNMKNLVLKIIRGSFPPVSVHYSQELRSLLAQLFKRNPRERPSIGSILDKPFLSCRIERFLTPQIIAQEFRHAFLHKQPKMGVAQVPSAQKITKPACKYGVPLAVRKAGDGAKKPSERKAAVKHKPAVLPAAPHRRISQVEEERKKHEDGIRKKRMELIEKERKRREQMFLLKGEQMKRYEKEKISRINQAREQGWKHVLSSSGGSSPERKCFVGGKRAVGIQGSVLSPYEHHYAAVDQVAKPQPKDPSREGPSAGPGSPIRGVPAAAGPVLLNGPARRLNSDVIKRELQRLHHVSKQAQISRQRGQIPAERAFQVEEFLQRKREAMLNKVKAEGQLGTRQNLAAIYGSRAGSARFRRPKVNKEEEEYLARLRQIRLQNFNERQQIKARLRGEKYDSDGSDSQESSEEAELRRKKIQVLKAQANARVAVLKEQLERKRREAYEREKKAWEDHLAAARAAKGGIAPVSAAGAAASSSDCPPPQAVPPQPDPAVKASAQPSSEASTPPISMTAALENVGAITPPKENLNETEATTVTRSEKKQILRRLNQNLKAQSPVDEAEETPPPPPAPSEPTPAPPQQPDAEKRRSSDGDRKKWEVAELPVLPVPQQTFGETCSTSSTSPEERPGSGGDRKRWEAAAPLVLAVAQQTLGETCITTADQTLGEVIRMGELQEDAPGKAWEASPVCQGPEPPQPLAEQLEVSTKPDGVKIPSEPLTSAVAQRPTDGNQDSDQKTSVVNTSLLPELADIEDPADLESVILEESPKQESNPPANVQQAWEQETQKQMPQGGVTGPTVTQDIEKSSEKPTDSSCSAQNEEPLFLKCSPAHRRAAALSVMSANSSMDESSSSLASRSRSVSPLRTKNQDALLIGLSAGMFDANNPKMLRTCSLPDLSRLFSPEQDSNEASKANVSPDKDLEIEDLEEGVKDDDQSDAEDAYEDEDLRDIRASMERLLQEEGDRNPVDVNGAGDFNGNPPQAGDGELYNTIASELDQDNNRMAVDDDEEDDEEEDEDDEDEEEDEDEDEECSNGSPADDEARELLADGDGEERQSDGKQLNEEWQSDGSGDDQGVEARHHDSIYSRLEELRFNLEQQMGFEKFIEAYNKIKAIHEDEDENIELGSSLVSNILGTEHQHLYPNILHLVMADGAYQEDAWRPVCVALG; this is encoded by the exons ATGGAAAAGTACGAAAAGGTGAAACAAATTGGGGAGGGCTCGTTTGGAAAAGCCATCCTGGTGAAATCCAAAGATGATGGACGCCAGTATGTCATCAAGGAGATTGGCATATCTGGA ATGTCAAGTAAAGAGAGGCAGGAGTCCAGGAGAGAGGTTGCTGTTCTTGCCAACATGAGTCATCCCAACATTGTGCAGTATAAGGAGTCTTTTGAAG aaGGGGGATGCCTTTACATTGTCATGGACTACTGTGAGGGAGGGGACCTTTTCAAAAAGATCAACTCTCAGAAAGGAGTGCTGTTTCCCGAGGAACAA atCCTAGATTGGTTTGTGCAGATTTGCCTGGCCCTGAAGCACGTACACGGGCGGAAAATTCTCCACAGGGACATTAAATCTCAG aatatatttttgacaaaagaaGGGACGGTTCAACTTGGAGACTTTGGGATCGCGAGGGTCCTGAACAG tactGTAGAACTGGCGAGAACATGCATAGGGACTCCATATTACTTATCACCAGAGATCTGTGAAAACAAGCCGTACAACAATAAAAG TGATATTTGGGCCCTAGGGTGTGTACTCTATGAAATGTGCACTCTTAAGCATGCA tttgaagCTGGCAACATGAAGAACCTGGTTCTGAAGATAATTCGAGGCTCTTTCCCTCCTGTATCTGTTCACTATTCCCAAGAGCTACGCTCTCTCTTGGCGCAGCTTTTTAAACGCAACCCCCGGGAGAGGCCTTCAATCGGCAGTATTCTGGACAAGCCTTTCCTCTCTTGTAGGATAGAGAGGTTTCTCACACCACAG aTCATCGCTCAGGAATTCCGCCATGCTTTTCTTCACAAGCAGCCTAAAATGGGCGTGGCACAGGTGCCATCAG CTCAGAAGATTACAAAACCAGCATGTAAATATGGAGTGCCTTTAGCAGTGAGGAAGGCTGGCGACGGAGCAAAGAAGCCTTCGGAGAGGAAAGCTGCAGTAAAACACAAACCG GCCGTTCTCCCAGCAGCCCCTCACAGAAGAATCAGTCAAgtggaggaagaaaggaaaaagcaCGAG GATGGCATCAGAAAGAAAAGGATGGAGCTGATAGAGAAGGAAAGGAAACGGAGAGAACAG aTGTTCCTGTTGAAAGGCGAGCAAATGAAGAGATATGAGAAGGAAAAG ATTAGTCGAATAAACCAAGCCAGAGAACAAGGTTGGAAGCATGTCTTGAGTTCAAGTGGAGGCAGCAGCCCAGAGAGGAag tgttttgtggGTGGTAAAAGGGCTGTGGGGATCCAAGGTTCTGTTTTGAGCCCGTATGAACACCACTATGCTGCTGTGGACCAAGTAGCTAAACCCCAACCCAAAGACCCCAGCAGGGAGGGACCCTCAGCAGGACCTGGCAGTCCCATCAG aggcGTACCAGCTGCTGCCGGCCCAGTGCTGCTCAACGGACCGGCCCGTCGACTAAACTCCGACGTCATCAAGAGAGAACTTCAGAGGTTGCACCACGTTTCAAAACAAGCCCAGATTAGCCG GCAGCGCGGTCAGATACCAGCCGAAAGAGCCTTTCAGGTCGAGGAGTTTCTACAGCGCAAGAGAGAAGCAATGCTCAACAAAGTGAAAGCTGAGGGACAGCTG GGCACTCGACAAAACCTGGCTGCAATCTATGGAAGCCGGGCCGGCTCGGCTCGGTTCCGGCGACCTAAAGTCAACAAAGAGGAGGAG GAGTACTTGGCAAGACTCCGGCAGATCCGCCTGCAGAACTTCAATGAGCGTCAACAGATCAAAGCCCGGCTGCGAGGAGAGAAG tatGACAGCGACGGCTCTGATAGCCAGGAGTCAAGTGAGGAGGCAGAGCTCAGGAGGAAAAAGATACAGGTTTTAAAA GCTCAGGCAAACGCCCGTGTTGCTGTACTGAAGGAGCagctggagaggaagaggagggaagcGTACGAGAGAGAGAAGAAGGCCTGGGAGGACCAC CTTGCTGCAGCTCGAGCTGCCAAGGGCGGCATCGCACCTGTAAGTGCAGCAGGAGCCGCGGCGTCTTCCTCCGACTGTCCTCCTCCACAGGCCGTGCCACCGCAGCCCGACCCAGCCGTCAAAGCTTCGGCCCAGCCCTCATCCGAAGCCTCCACACCGCCCATCTCCATGACCGCTGCGCTGGAGAACGTCGGAGCG ATTACTCCACCAAAGGAGAACTTGAACGAAACAGAGGCAACGACCGTGACTCGG AGTGAGAAGAAGCAGATTCTGCGCAgactgaaccagaacctgaaaGCCCAGAGCCCGGTGGACGAGGCGGAGGAAACTCCTCCTCCGCCACCGGCACCATCAGAACCGACTCCTGCTCCGCCCCAACAGCCAGACGCTGAGAAACGCCGCTCTTCGGACGGAGACCGGAAAAAGTGGGAAGTGGCGGAGCTGCCTGTGCTCCCTGTGCCTCAGCAAACCTTTGGAGAAACTTGTTCCACATCAAGCA CATCTCCAGAGGAAAGGCCAGGCTCTGGTGGAGACAGGAAGAGGTGGGAGGCAGCGGCTCCTCTCGTCCTCGCCGTTGCACAGCAAACGCTCGGAGAGACGTGCATCACAACCGCCG ATCAAACGCTGGGGGAAGTTATACGGATGGGCGAGCTTCAGGAAGACGCTCCCGGGAAGGCGTGGGAGGCGAGTCCGGTGTGTCAGGGGCCGGAGCCGCCTCAGCCGCTCGCTGAACAGCTGGAGGTTTCCACAAAGC ctgatggtGTGAAAATTCCCAGTGAACCTTTGACCTCTGCTGTGGCTCAGAGACCGACTGATGGAAACCAGGATTCAGATCAGAAAACGTCAGTGGTAAACACATCGCTGCTGCCTGAACTTGCTGATATAGAGG ATCCAGCCGACCTGGAGTCAGTGATTTTGGAGGAGAGTCCTAAACAAGAATCAAATCCACCTGCTAATGTGCAACAAGCTTGGGAACAGGAAACCCAGAAGCAAAT GCCACAAGGGGGCGTTACAGGACCAACGGTCACTCAGGACATTGAGAAGAGTTCAGAGAAGCCAACCGACTCCTCAT GCTCGGCTCAAAACGAAGAGCCGCTGTTTCTGAAATGCTCGCCGGCCCACCGCCGCGCCGCTGCCCTCTCAGTGATGTCCGCCAATTCCTCCATGGATGAGTCATCCTCTTCTCTGGCCTCCCGCTCACGATCCGTCTCACCTTTGCGCACCAAGAACCAGGACGCCCTCCTCATTGGTCTCTCTGCCGGCATGTTTGATGCCAACAACCCAAAG ATGCTGCGGACGTGTTCTTTACCCGACCTCAGTCGACTGTTCAGCCCTGAGCAGGACTCCAATGAAGCTAGCAAGGCTAACGTTTCCCCGGACAAAGACCTGGAAATTGAGGATCTGGAGGAGGGTGTTAAAGACGACGACCAATCAGATGCTGAGGA TGCGTACGAAGACGAAGACCTGCGGGACATCCGGGCCTCGATGGAGAGACTGCTGCAGGAAGAAGGCGACAGAAACCCTGTAGACGTTAACGGAGCCGGAGATTTTAACGGAAACCCCCCACAGGCGGGCGACGGCGAGCTGTACAACACAATAGCCTCCGAGCTCGATCAGGACAACAACCGAATGGCTGTGGACGACGACGAAGAGGACgacgaggaggaggatgaggacgacgaggacgaagaggaggatgaggatgaagaCGAGGAGTGCTCTAACGGGAGTCCGGCAGACGACGAGGCCAGGGAGCTGCTGGCTGACGGAGACGGAGAGGAGCGGCAAAGCGACGGCAAGCAGCTCAACGAAGAATGGCAGTCAG ATGGCAGCGGAGACGATCAGGGTGTGGAGGCTCGCCATCACGACAGCATCTACAGTCGCCTGGAGGAGCTGCGCTTCAACCTAGAGCAGCAGATGGGATTCGAGAAGTTCATCGAAGCTTATAACAAGATAAAG gcTATacatgaagatgaagatgagaaTATTGAACTGGGTTCCAGTTTGGTGTCAAACATCCTAGGAACTGAGCACCAGCATCTGTACCCCAACATCCTTCATCTAGTGATGGCTGACGGTGCATACCAAGAAG ATGCGTGGCGTCCAGTCTGCGTCGCTTTAGGTTAG
- the nek1 gene encoding serine/threonine-protein kinase Nek1 isoform X4 — protein MEKYEKVKQIGEGSFGKAILVKSKDDGRQYVIKEIGISGMSSKERQESRREVAVLANMSHPNIVQYKESFEEGGCLYIVMDYCEGGDLFKKINSQKGVLFPEEQILDWFVQICLALKHVHGRKILHRDIKSQNIFLTKEGTVQLGDFGIARVLNSTVELARTCIGTPYYLSPEICENKPYNNKSDIWALGCVLYEMCTLKHAFEAGNMKNLVLKIIRGSFPPVSVHYSQELRSLLAQLFKRNPRERPSIGSILDKPFLSCRIERFLTPQIIAQEFRHAFLHKQPKMGVAQVPSAQKITKPACKYGVPLAVRKAGDGAKKPSERKAAVKHKPDGIRKKRMELIEKERKRREQMFLLKGEQMKRYEKEKISRINQAREQGWKHVLSSSGGSSPERKCFVGGKRAVGIQGSVLSPYEHHYAAVDQVAKPQPKDPSREGPSAGPGSPIRGVPAAAGPVLLNGPARRLNSDVIKRELQRLHHVSKQAQISRQRGQIPAERAFQVEEFLQRKREAMLNKVKAEGQLGTRQNLAAIYGSRAGSARFRRPKVNKEEEEYLARLRQIRLQNFNERQQIKARLRGEKYDSDGSDSQESSEEAELRRKKIQVLKAQANARVAVLKEQLERKRREAYEREKKAWEDHLAAARAAKGGIAPVSAAGAAASSSDCPPPQAVPPQPDPAVKASAQPSSEASTPPISMTAALENVGAITPPKENLNETEATTVTRSEKKQILRRLNQNLKAQSPVDEAEETPPPPPAPSEPTPAPPQQPDAEKRRSSDGDRKKWEVAELPVLPVPQQTFGETCSTSSTTLASPEERPGSGGDRKRWEAAAPLVLAVAQQTLGETCITTADQTLGEVIRMGELQEDAPGKAWEASPVCQGPEPPQPLAEQLEVSTKPDGVKIPSEPLTSAVAQRPTDGNQDSDQKTSVVNTSLLPELADIEDPADLESVILEESPKQESNPPANVQQAWEQETQKQMPQGGVTGPTVTQDIEKSSEKPTDSSCSAQNEEPLFLKCSPAHRRAAALSVMSANSSMDESSSSLASRSRSVSPLRTKNQDALLIGLSAGMFDANNPKMLRTCSLPDLSRLFSPEQDSNEASKANVSPDKDLEIEDLEEGVKDDDQSDAEDAYEDEDLRDIRASMERLLQEEGDRNPVDVNGAGDFNGNPPQAGDGELYNTIASELDQDNNRMAVDDDEEDDEEEDEDDEDEEEDEDEDEECSNGSPADDEARELLADGDGEERQSDGKQLNEEWQSDGSGDDQGVEARHHDSIYSRLEELRFNLEQQMGFEKFIEAYNKIKAIHEDEDENIELGSSLVSNILGTEHQHLYPNILHLVMADGAYQEDAWRPVCVALG, from the exons ATGGAAAAGTACGAAAAGGTGAAACAAATTGGGGAGGGCTCGTTTGGAAAAGCCATCCTGGTGAAATCCAAAGATGATGGACGCCAGTATGTCATCAAGGAGATTGGCATATCTGGA ATGTCAAGTAAAGAGAGGCAGGAGTCCAGGAGAGAGGTTGCTGTTCTTGCCAACATGAGTCATCCCAACATTGTGCAGTATAAGGAGTCTTTTGAAG aaGGGGGATGCCTTTACATTGTCATGGACTACTGTGAGGGAGGGGACCTTTTCAAAAAGATCAACTCTCAGAAAGGAGTGCTGTTTCCCGAGGAACAA atCCTAGATTGGTTTGTGCAGATTTGCCTGGCCCTGAAGCACGTACACGGGCGGAAAATTCTCCACAGGGACATTAAATCTCAG aatatatttttgacaaaagaaGGGACGGTTCAACTTGGAGACTTTGGGATCGCGAGGGTCCTGAACAG tactGTAGAACTGGCGAGAACATGCATAGGGACTCCATATTACTTATCACCAGAGATCTGTGAAAACAAGCCGTACAACAATAAAAG TGATATTTGGGCCCTAGGGTGTGTACTCTATGAAATGTGCACTCTTAAGCATGCA tttgaagCTGGCAACATGAAGAACCTGGTTCTGAAGATAATTCGAGGCTCTTTCCCTCCTGTATCTGTTCACTATTCCCAAGAGCTACGCTCTCTCTTGGCGCAGCTTTTTAAACGCAACCCCCGGGAGAGGCCTTCAATCGGCAGTATTCTGGACAAGCCTTTCCTCTCTTGTAGGATAGAGAGGTTTCTCACACCACAG aTCATCGCTCAGGAATTCCGCCATGCTTTTCTTCACAAGCAGCCTAAAATGGGCGTGGCACAGGTGCCATCAG CTCAGAAGATTACAAAACCAGCATGTAAATATGGAGTGCCTTTAGCAGTGAGGAAGGCTGGCGACGGAGCAAAGAAGCCTTCGGAGAGGAAAGCTGCAGTAAAACACAAACCG GATGGCATCAGAAAGAAAAGGATGGAGCTGATAGAGAAGGAAAGGAAACGGAGAGAACAG aTGTTCCTGTTGAAAGGCGAGCAAATGAAGAGATATGAGAAGGAAAAG ATTAGTCGAATAAACCAAGCCAGAGAACAAGGTTGGAAGCATGTCTTGAGTTCAAGTGGAGGCAGCAGCCCAGAGAGGAag tgttttgtggGTGGTAAAAGGGCTGTGGGGATCCAAGGTTCTGTTTTGAGCCCGTATGAACACCACTATGCTGCTGTGGACCAAGTAGCTAAACCCCAACCCAAAGACCCCAGCAGGGAGGGACCCTCAGCAGGACCTGGCAGTCCCATCAG aggcGTACCAGCTGCTGCCGGCCCAGTGCTGCTCAACGGACCGGCCCGTCGACTAAACTCCGACGTCATCAAGAGAGAACTTCAGAGGTTGCACCACGTTTCAAAACAAGCCCAGATTAGCCG GCAGCGCGGTCAGATACCAGCCGAAAGAGCCTTTCAGGTCGAGGAGTTTCTACAGCGCAAGAGAGAAGCAATGCTCAACAAAGTGAAAGCTGAGGGACAGCTG GGCACTCGACAAAACCTGGCTGCAATCTATGGAAGCCGGGCCGGCTCGGCTCGGTTCCGGCGACCTAAAGTCAACAAAGAGGAGGAG GAGTACTTGGCAAGACTCCGGCAGATCCGCCTGCAGAACTTCAATGAGCGTCAACAGATCAAAGCCCGGCTGCGAGGAGAGAAG tatGACAGCGACGGCTCTGATAGCCAGGAGTCAAGTGAGGAGGCAGAGCTCAGGAGGAAAAAGATACAGGTTTTAAAA GCTCAGGCAAACGCCCGTGTTGCTGTACTGAAGGAGCagctggagaggaagaggagggaagcGTACGAGAGAGAGAAGAAGGCCTGGGAGGACCAC CTTGCTGCAGCTCGAGCTGCCAAGGGCGGCATCGCACCTGTAAGTGCAGCAGGAGCCGCGGCGTCTTCCTCCGACTGTCCTCCTCCACAGGCCGTGCCACCGCAGCCCGACCCAGCCGTCAAAGCTTCGGCCCAGCCCTCATCCGAAGCCTCCACACCGCCCATCTCCATGACCGCTGCGCTGGAGAACGTCGGAGCG ATTACTCCACCAAAGGAGAACTTGAACGAAACAGAGGCAACGACCGTGACTCGG AGTGAGAAGAAGCAGATTCTGCGCAgactgaaccagaacctgaaaGCCCAGAGCCCGGTGGACGAGGCGGAGGAAACTCCTCCTCCGCCACCGGCACCATCAGAACCGACTCCTGCTCCGCCCCAACAGCCAGACGCTGAGAAACGCCGCTCTTCGGACGGAGACCGGAAAAAGTGGGAAGTGGCGGAGCTGCCTGTGCTCCCTGTGCCTCAGCAAACCTTTGGAGAAACTTGTTCCACATCAAGCA CCACTTTAGCATCTCCAGAGGAAAGGCCAGGCTCTGGTGGAGACAGGAAGAGGTGGGAGGCAGCGGCTCCTCTCGTCCTCGCCGTTGCACAGCAAACGCTCGGAGAGACGTGCATCACAACCGCCG ATCAAACGCTGGGGGAAGTTATACGGATGGGCGAGCTTCAGGAAGACGCTCCCGGGAAGGCGTGGGAGGCGAGTCCGGTGTGTCAGGGGCCGGAGCCGCCTCAGCCGCTCGCTGAACAGCTGGAGGTTTCCACAAAGC ctgatggtGTGAAAATTCCCAGTGAACCTTTGACCTCTGCTGTGGCTCAGAGACCGACTGATGGAAACCAGGATTCAGATCAGAAAACGTCAGTGGTAAACACATCGCTGCTGCCTGAACTTGCTGATATAGAGG ATCCAGCCGACCTGGAGTCAGTGATTTTGGAGGAGAGTCCTAAACAAGAATCAAATCCACCTGCTAATGTGCAACAAGCTTGGGAACAGGAAACCCAGAAGCAAAT GCCACAAGGGGGCGTTACAGGACCAACGGTCACTCAGGACATTGAGAAGAGTTCAGAGAAGCCAACCGACTCCTCAT GCTCGGCTCAAAACGAAGAGCCGCTGTTTCTGAAATGCTCGCCGGCCCACCGCCGCGCCGCTGCCCTCTCAGTGATGTCCGCCAATTCCTCCATGGATGAGTCATCCTCTTCTCTGGCCTCCCGCTCACGATCCGTCTCACCTTTGCGCACCAAGAACCAGGACGCCCTCCTCATTGGTCTCTCTGCCGGCATGTTTGATGCCAACAACCCAAAG ATGCTGCGGACGTGTTCTTTACCCGACCTCAGTCGACTGTTCAGCCCTGAGCAGGACTCCAATGAAGCTAGCAAGGCTAACGTTTCCCCGGACAAAGACCTGGAAATTGAGGATCTGGAGGAGGGTGTTAAAGACGACGACCAATCAGATGCTGAGGA TGCGTACGAAGACGAAGACCTGCGGGACATCCGGGCCTCGATGGAGAGACTGCTGCAGGAAGAAGGCGACAGAAACCCTGTAGACGTTAACGGAGCCGGAGATTTTAACGGAAACCCCCCACAGGCGGGCGACGGCGAGCTGTACAACACAATAGCCTCCGAGCTCGATCAGGACAACAACCGAATGGCTGTGGACGACGACGAAGAGGACgacgaggaggaggatgaggacgacgaggacgaagaggaggatgaggatgaagaCGAGGAGTGCTCTAACGGGAGTCCGGCAGACGACGAGGCCAGGGAGCTGCTGGCTGACGGAGACGGAGAGGAGCGGCAAAGCGACGGCAAGCAGCTCAACGAAGAATGGCAGTCAG ATGGCAGCGGAGACGATCAGGGTGTGGAGGCTCGCCATCACGACAGCATCTACAGTCGCCTGGAGGAGCTGCGCTTCAACCTAGAGCAGCAGATGGGATTCGAGAAGTTCATCGAAGCTTATAACAAGATAAAG gcTATacatgaagatgaagatgagaaTATTGAACTGGGTTCCAGTTTGGTGTCAAACATCCTAGGAACTGAGCACCAGCATCTGTACCCCAACATCCTTCATCTAGTGATGGCTGACGGTGCATACCAAGAAG ATGCGTGGCGTCCAGTCTGCGTCGCTTTAGGTTAG